One genomic region from Nymphaea colorata isolate Beijing-Zhang1983 chromosome 12, ASM883128v2, whole genome shotgun sequence encodes:
- the LOC116265303 gene encoding glycine-rich protein 23-like, with product MASLLVAFAFARDMPSDAGLRDEKNFIVGSGIGAAGGIGKVAGVGPFGIPFAGVGGGAGVGAGIGAAGGLGGLGGLGGLGGAAGGLGGVGGLGGLGGVGGLGGLGGAAGGLGGLGGLGGLGGLGGGAGGLGGAAGGLGGLGGLGGLGGLGGAAGGLGGAAGGLGGLGGVGGLGGVGGGVAGGAGAGGLAGGIIP from the coding sequence ATGGCTTCCCTTTTGGTGGCATTTGCATTCGCTAGGGACATGCCGAGCGACGCTGGTCTGAGAGACGAGAAAAACTTCATTGTGGGCAGCGGCATTGGTGCCGCCGGAGGGATCGGCAAAGTCGCCGGAGTTGGCCCGTTCGGTATTCCGTTTGCCGGCGTCGGTGGTGGTGCGGGTGTAGGAGCCGGAATTGGCGCGGCCGGTGGTCTGGGTGGACTTGGAGGCCTCGGTGGGCTTGGTGGTGCTGCTGGAGGACTCGGGGGTGTAGGTGGGCTTGGCGGACTCGGGGGTGTCGGTGGGCTTGGTGGACTTGGTGGAGCTGCTGGGGGACTCGGTGGCCTTGGCGGGCTTGGTGGACTCGGTGGGCTTGGCGGAGGGGCTGGTGGGCTCGGAGGTGCTGCCGGTGGTCTTGGTGGGCTTGGTGGACTCGGCGGGCTTGGTGGGCTTGGCGGAGCTGCTGGTGGGCTCGGAGGTGCTGCCGGTGGTCTTGGTGGGCTCGGTGGTGTCGGCGGACTAGGTGGTGTGGGTGGCGGAGTGGCTGGCGGAGCTGGCGCCGGTGGCCTTGCTGGTGGTATCATTCCTTGA
- the LOC116265304 gene encoding glycine-rich cell wall structural protein-like — translation MGKMVLVAAMASLMVATVFARDMPSDAGLGDEKNFIAGSGIGAAGGLGGLGGIGGAAGGLGGVGGLGGLGGAAGGLGGIGGAAGGLGGVGGLGGLGGAAGGLGGLGGAAGGLGGIGGAAGGLGGLGGAAGGLGGLGGAAGGLGGAAGGLGGVGGLGGLGGGVAGGAGAGGLGGGIIP, via the coding sequence ATGGGGAAGATGGTCTTGGTGGCAGCGATGGCTTCCCTTATGGTGGCCACTGTATTCGCTAGGGACATGCCTAGCGACGCTGGCTTGGGAGATGAGAAAAACTTCATTGCGGGTAGTGGCATTGGCGCGGCTGGCGGTCTGGGTGGGCTTGGCGGGATTGGTGGTGCTGCTGGAGGACTCGGTGGCGTTGGTGGTCTGGGTGGGCTTGGTGGAGCTGCTGGTGGGCTCGGTGGGATTGGTGGTGCTGCTGGAGGACTCGGTGGCGTTGGTGGGCTCGGCGGACTTGGTGGAGCTGCTGGTGGGCTCGGAGGACTTGGTGGAGCTGCTGGTGGTCTCGGCGGGATTGGTGGAGCTGCTGGTGGGCTTGGTGGACTTGGTGGAGCTGCTGGTGGGCTTGGCGGACTTGGTGGAGCTGCTGGTGGGCTCGGTGGTGCTGCTGGAGGTCTCGGTGGCGTTGGTGGACTCGGCGGACTTGGTGGTGGAGTGGCTGGCGGAGCTGGCGCCGGTGGCCTTGGTGGTGGTATCATTCCGTGA
- the LOC116266128 gene encoding glycine-rich cell wall structural protein-like, with the protein MASKLVLVAVASLLVAAVSAREMPSDAGLRDEKNFIVGGGVGGAGGVGGVAGVGPLGIPFAGIGGGAGVAGGVGAAGGLGGLGGLGGGLGGLGGGLGGLGGGLGGLGGGLGGLGGGLGGLGGGLGGLGGGLGGLGGGVGGLGGAGGGLGGLGGVGGLGGVGGVGGLGGVGGVGGGAAGGVGAGGLAGGIIP; encoded by the coding sequence ATGGCGTCGAAGTTGGTTTTGGTAGCAGTAGCCTCCCTCTTGGTGGCTGCTGTGTCGGCTAGGGAGATGCCCAGCGACGCTGGGCTAAGAGATGAGAAGAACTTCATCGTTGGTGGTGGCGTTGGAGGCGCCGGAGGAGTCGGCGGTGTTGCCGGAGTCGGCCCGCTTGGCATTCCTTTCGCTGGGATCGGTGGTGGCGCCGGCGTAGCTGGCGGAGTTGGTGCAGCGGGCGGTCTCGGTGGGCTTGGTGGACTTGGTGGTGGACTTGGTGGGCTCGGTGGTGGATTGGGTGGACTAGGTGGTGGACTGGGTGGGCTTGGTGGTGGACTTGGTGGGCTCGGTGGTGGACTGGGTGGACTCGGTGGTGGACTGGGTGGACTCGGTGGTGGACTCGGTGGGCTCGGTGGTGGTGTCGGTGGACTTGGTGGCGCTGGTGGTGGGCTCGGCGGCCTCGGCGGTGTTGGTGGCCTCGGCGGTGTAGGCGGTGTTGGTGGCCTCGGCGGTGTAGGCGGTGTTGGTGGCGGAGCGGCCGGCGGAGTTGGCGCTGGTGGCCTTGCTGGTGGTATCATTCCCTGA
- the LOC116265305 gene encoding glycine-rich protein DOT1-like encodes MAGLPSCTLRVFCRSRPVAMRNRKSAILFLLVSFLLFSCIHGARNHTRDAIAEEKIKCKTPGDQGGGGGGIGVGIGVGIGGGGVPGGGGGSNAAGHHNSGGGGHANPEQGRNPSGNNCGSRGGGCSRGVEGGRSGHGGPVPGSGGGSSGGHRSQQHPVGGGGGSQLPGRGAGGGGGGGSSGGGDGHQCGEGCGSRGSSEPREGGRSGVGKGYGYGGGGGYGVGIGYGSGQGGGYGVGIGYGNGGSGGVGEGIGIGIGGGGSSGGGGNSGKGGHGH; translated from the coding sequence ATGGCGGGGCTTCCATCCTGCACCTTGCGAGTGTTCTGCAGGAGTAGGCCAGTAGCGATGAGAAACAGGAAATCCGCCATCCTAtttcttttagtttctttcttgCTGTTTTCTTGTATTCATGGTGCTCGGAATCATACCAGAGATGCAATAGCTGAGGAGAAGATCAAGTGCAAAACGCCCGGAGATCAGGGAGGCGGAGGTGGTGGGATTGGTGTTGGCATCGGTGTCGGTATTGGTGGTGGTGGAGTTCCTGGAGGAGGTGGCGGAAGTAACGCCGCGGGCCACCACAACAGTGGCGGCGGTGGTCATGCAAATCCAGAACAAGGTAGAAACCCCTCTGGAAATAATTGTGGCTCAAGAGGAGGCGGCTGTAGCCGTGGAGTTGAAGGCGGACGTTCTGGTCACGGTGGCCCTGTGCCTGGCAGTGGTGGTGGCAGTAGTGGCGGCCATCGAAGCCAACAGCACCCTGTGGGAGGTGGGGGTGGTAGCCAACTTCCTGGTAGaggtgctggtggtggtggcggtggaggAAGTTCTGGAGGTGGTGATGGGCATCAATGTGGGGAAGGTTGTGGGTCAAGGGGAAGTAGCGAGCCACGTGAGGGTGGAAGGAGTGGTGTTGGAAAAGGATATGGATATGGCGGTGGCGGAGGATATGGCGTCGGAATCGGATATGGTAGCGGTCAGGGTGGTGGGTATGGGGTCGGCATCGGATATGGTAACGGCGGAAGCGGTGGCGTTGGTGAAGGAATTGGAATTGgcattggtggtggcggcagCAGCGGTGGAGGCGGTAACTCTGGGAAAGGTGGCCACGGCCACTGA
- the LOC116265550 gene encoding protein argonaute 18 translates to MDRYQRVEKPRPESVISENEIRITTQGLIRNYTSYAASLLQEKRVKEIVLKAMGQAISKTVAIAEIIKKRTPGLHQDTVISSTSITDVWEPIEEGLVPLEMTRHVSMISITLSTRELNKNSPGYQPPASIGNRQQQPRQQQQQQHQQQQQKQPPPSYNAPAADDSYGRGGESYGRGGDLYGRGGDPYGRGADSYGRGGDSYGRGRGRGRGRGRGWGRSYNNNQENGGWNYGRGGGRGRSWGYRGGGVGGGGYERGRGGRGYARGRGRMGGRGRAY, encoded by the exons ATGGACAGATACCAGAGAGTGGAGAAGCCGAGGCCTGAGTCTGTCATCAGCGAGAATGAGATCAGGATTACCACGCAGGGTCTCATCAGGAACTACACCAGTTATGCGGCCAGTCTCCTGCAG GAGAAGCGGGTGAAAGAAATTGTGTTGAAGGCTATGGGACAGGCCATCAGCAAGACTGTTGCAATTGCAGAAATTATAAAG AAAAGGACTCCTGGGTTGCATCAAGACACTGTTATCAGCTCCACCAGCATAACAGATGTTTGGGAACCAATTGAAGAGGGACTTGTGCC TTTGGAGATGACACGACATGTCTCGATGATATCTATCACCCTTTCGACAAGAGAGCTGAACAAGAATTCTCCAGG GTATCAACCTCCAGCATCAATAGGGAATCGGCAGCAGCAGCCAaggcagcaacagcagcagcagcatcagCAACAACAACAGAAACAACCACCTCCATCATACAATGCTCCTGCTGCTGATG ATTCATATGGACGAGGTGGAGAATCATATGGGCGGGGTGGTGACTTGTACGGACGGGGTGGTGACCCGTACGGGCGAGGTGCTGACTCTTATGGGCGAGGTGGCGACTCATATGGGCGAGGACGTGGTCGGGgcagaggaagaggcaggggttGGGGTAGAAGCTATAACAACAATCAGG AAAATGGTGGATGGAATTATGGGAGAGGTGGTGGACGTGGTCGAAGTTGGGGATATCGAG GTGgaggtgttggtggtggcggctaTGAAAGGGGAAGAGGAGGACGGGGTTATGCTCGAGGTAGGGGAAGGATGGGTGGACGAGGGAGGGCGTACTGA